The Cyclopterus lumpus isolate fCycLum1 chromosome 6, fCycLum1.pri, whole genome shotgun sequence genome contains a region encoding:
- the LOC117732361 gene encoding ankyrin repeat and SOCS box protein 13-like isoform X1, with the protein MEITRTRPSLYGEIAHGLGFWTDRSAVHEAAAQGRALQLQQLIEGGAAVNIVAIDSITPLHEACIQGQTQCVRLLLDAGAQVDARNIDASTPLCDACAAGSLECVKLLLEYGATVNPPLFTFSPLHEACMGGNSDCVQLMIDQGAFMEAHDCHYGTPLHLACAMQHYDCAKVLLSGVLSYFPKGANVNAAKLHETALHHAAKSKSINLIDLLVEFGGNVYARDNLNKKPIHYTSQGSTPYLCLEFYENTPLSLQQISRVAVRGALGIRAQEVVSKLNLPNRIICFLSHMPPPVIEIESPVRNIRCSS; encoded by the exons ATGGAGATCACTCGGACCAGACCGTCCTTGTATGGAGAAATCG CTCATGGGCTTGGATTCTGGACAGACCGGTCAGCAGTGCATGAGGCCGCTGCACAGGGCAGGGCCCTTCAGTTGCAGCAGCTGATCGAGGGAGGCGCAGCAGTTAATATTGTGGCAATCGACTCCATCACCCCCCTGCATGAGGCGTGTATACAGGGACAGACCCAATGCGTCAGACTGCTGCTGGACGCTGGCGCACAG GTAGATGCTCGTAACATCGATGCAAGCACACCGCTGTGTGATGCCTGTGCAGCAGGTAGCCTTGAATGTGTCAAGCTGCTGTTGGAGTATGGAGCAACAGTTAATCCTCCACTGTTTACCTTCTCACCGCTTCATGAGGCTTGCATGGGAG GAAATTCTGATTGTGTTCAGCTCATGATTGATCAAGGAGCTTTTATGGAGGCCCATGACTGCCACTATGGGACACCGCTACATTTAGCCTGCGCAATGCAACATTATGACTGCGCTAAAGTTCTCCTAAGTGGAG tTTTGTCTTACTTTCCCAAAGGAGCAAATGTGAATGCTGCCAAGCTACATGAGACGGCCCTTCATCATGCAGCCAAATCCAAGAGCATTAACTTGATTGATCTACTTGTGGAGTTTGGGGGGAACGTGTATGCCAGAGATAACCTGAACAAAAAACCCATCCACTACACCAGTCAGGGATCCACCCCCTATCTCTGCCTCGAGTTTTATGAGA ATACCCCTCTGAGTCTACAACAGATCAGCAGAGTGGCTGTGAGAGGGGCCCTCGGCATAAGAGCACAGGAAGTGGTTTCCAAACTGAACTTGCCCAATCGCATCATATGTTTCCTGTCTCACATGCCACCTCCAGTTATTGAAATTGAATCTCCTGTGAGAAACATCAGATGCAGCTCTTAA
- the LOC117732361 gene encoding ankyrin repeat and SOCS box protein 13-like isoform X2, which produces MEITRTRPSLYGEIAHGLGFWTDRSAVHEAAAQGRALQLQQLIEGGAAVNIVAIDSITPLHEACIQGQTQCVRLLLDAGAQVDARNIDASTPLCDACAAGSLECVKLLLEYGATVNPPLFTFSPLHEACMGGNSDCVQLMIDQGAFMEAHDCHYGTPLHLACAMQHYDCAKVLLSGGANVNAAKLHETALHHAAKSKSINLIDLLVEFGGNVYARDNLNKKPIHYTSQGSTPYLCLEFYENTPLSLQQISRVAVRGALGIRAQEVVSKLNLPNRIICFLSHMPPPVIEIESPVRNIRCSS; this is translated from the exons ATGGAGATCACTCGGACCAGACCGTCCTTGTATGGAGAAATCG CTCATGGGCTTGGATTCTGGACAGACCGGTCAGCAGTGCATGAGGCCGCTGCACAGGGCAGGGCCCTTCAGTTGCAGCAGCTGATCGAGGGAGGCGCAGCAGTTAATATTGTGGCAATCGACTCCATCACCCCCCTGCATGAGGCGTGTATACAGGGACAGACCCAATGCGTCAGACTGCTGCTGGACGCTGGCGCACAG GTAGATGCTCGTAACATCGATGCAAGCACACCGCTGTGTGATGCCTGTGCAGCAGGTAGCCTTGAATGTGTCAAGCTGCTGTTGGAGTATGGAGCAACAGTTAATCCTCCACTGTTTACCTTCTCACCGCTTCATGAGGCTTGCATGGGAG GAAATTCTGATTGTGTTCAGCTCATGATTGATCAAGGAGCTTTTATGGAGGCCCATGACTGCCACTATGGGACACCGCTACATTTAGCCTGCGCAATGCAACATTATGACTGCGCTAAAGTTCTCCTAAGTGGAG GAGCAAATGTGAATGCTGCCAAGCTACATGAGACGGCCCTTCATCATGCAGCCAAATCCAAGAGCATTAACTTGATTGATCTACTTGTGGAGTTTGGGGGGAACGTGTATGCCAGAGATAACCTGAACAAAAAACCCATCCACTACACCAGTCAGGGATCCACCCCCTATCTCTGCCTCGAGTTTTATGAGA ATACCCCTCTGAGTCTACAACAGATCAGCAGAGTGGCTGTGAGAGGGGCCCTCGGCATAAGAGCACAGGAAGTGGTTTCCAAACTGAACTTGCCCAATCGCATCATATGTTTCCTGTCTCACATGCCACCTCCAGTTATTGAAATTGAATCTCCTGTGAGAAACATCAGATGCAGCTCTTAA